A genomic stretch from Rubripirellula reticaptiva includes:
- a CDS encoding DUF4380 domain-containing protein → MLWVVSILGGEFLMAADAEVTAYYGYEHCIRLSNSSTTVTLCPEAGGRVLEYSLDGVNVLFLPAGDEGWTYREGVGKMPMNAGRFDIGPEKMVKRGFVLWAGPWIGEVTGPRSAKMTSEFDPVSGVRLIRDFWLSATTSQLTCTQTIVNESDHPVSLCHWSRTFAIGGGIAVVPRLPLGRFPNGYVRYENGNVLTIVPEDPNIDVSDRAVVVRDVPAKPKLGFDSHAGWLAYLVPNDHMFVKRFATFPDRSYNEFASLTISIWYPEKDMVELEPIGPAENLAPGQAASFSEEWWLLPHTFPAENRQVDFDVIQKLVIEKTTP, encoded by the coding sequence GTGCTTTGGGTTGTCTCGATCTTGGGTGGTGAGTTCTTGATGGCGGCTGATGCCGAGGTCACTGCGTACTACGGCTACGAGCACTGCATTCGGCTGAGTAACTCGTCGACAACGGTGACGCTTTGTCCCGAGGCTGGCGGTCGTGTGCTTGAGTATTCGCTCGATGGAGTCAACGTGCTCTTTTTGCCTGCGGGCGACGAAGGATGGACCTACAGGGAAGGTGTGGGGAAAATGCCGATGAATGCCGGGCGGTTTGACATCGGGCCCGAGAAGATGGTCAAGCGCGGCTTCGTTCTTTGGGCTGGTCCTTGGATCGGCGAAGTTACTGGTCCGCGTTCCGCCAAGATGACGAGCGAGTTTGACCCCGTATCAGGTGTTCGATTGATTCGTGACTTCTGGCTCAGCGCTACAACTTCGCAACTGACGTGCACGCAGACGATCGTGAATGAATCGGATCATCCAGTCAGTCTTTGTCATTGGAGTCGCACATTTGCGATTGGTGGCGGGATTGCCGTCGTGCCACGATTACCGCTTGGTCGATTCCCCAACGGATACGTTCGGTACGAGAACGGAAACGTGCTAACGATCGTACCAGAGGATCCGAATATCGACGTTTCAGATCGAGCGGTGGTGGTTCGCGATGTGCCAGCGAAGCCAAAGCTGGGTTTCGATTCGCACGCCGGATGGCTCGCTTATTTGGTGCCCAACGACCATATGTTCGTCAAACGTTTTGCGACGTTCCCGGACCGGTCATACAACGAGTTTGCATCGTTAACGATTTCGATTTGGTACCCGGAAAAAGATATGGTGGAACTCGAGCCAATTGGTCCTGCCGAGAATTTGGCACCCGGCCAAGCAGCGAGTTTTTCGGAAGAGTGGTGGTTGCTGCCGCACACTTTTCCCGCTGAAAATCGCCAGGTCGATTTCGACGTCATTCAAAAACTTGTCATTGAAAAGACGACGCCATGA
- a CDS encoding SHD1 domain-containing protein, with amino-acid sequence MNYRIVYLLLTLLCGPILFGDAWAEGLAYRWKVGDQFAYQVKIEVDKPDEVETYEGVLRYEVNQSDDRWSQLTFRGGMPKQSKRKAQYQTRDPREMIIRMPSFPDPFARNRFAGTSSTTNKLTISSTGETVAMEGDSQLPYLIGNISQLPFEHLQGSGGNGNADAWQIVGDITVEQSDGQSRSMFPSAFGQQAPRKVRTASEQTSFQLQGIEGSLKTFKKTYLLKAPPIGDKAAYSIQGQGTWVFDAVKQRPHSLRFEQSLMTEDSNVSVRVPIKITYDLLSEEQLAEMDRESTERREKMARDAEERKRQQETPLTIGEQRLALKSLASGNDAQLVQTLNELAQKNLQNPDPKIVAAIEKRLNDPNRAVASSADRAMKAWSPVYEETVKLNQAYHDRSSPVDSTGLRVQSTRQLFGGQIIQAQNHGSFWYPAEVMELLPRNRVLAKMRGGSREEIVLDLTKIQLAPDLVDQPARPSRSSRSPSSRSTPSPFEPETDTESEDHPWTDVTGKHKIEAEFIEISGDSVKLKRVDGKEIIVPLEKLSQSDQQRAKALQDAIEADDNPFD; translated from the coding sequence GTGAACTATCGAATTGTCTATTTGTTGTTGACGCTTCTTTGCGGGCCAATTTTGTTTGGCGATGCGTGGGCGGAAGGCTTGGCCTATCGCTGGAAGGTGGGCGATCAGTTTGCTTATCAGGTCAAAATCGAAGTCGACAAGCCCGACGAAGTTGAGACGTACGAAGGCGTACTGCGATATGAAGTCAACCAGTCTGACGATCGATGGTCACAGTTGACGTTCCGTGGTGGGATGCCCAAACAATCTAAACGTAAAGCTCAATATCAAACACGCGATCCTCGCGAAATGATCATCAGAATGCCATCGTTCCCTGATCCGTTTGCTCGAAATCGATTTGCGGGAACATCATCGACCACCAACAAGCTGACGATCAGCTCGACCGGCGAAACGGTCGCGATGGAAGGCGATTCGCAACTGCCATATCTGATTGGCAACATTTCGCAGTTGCCGTTTGAACACTTGCAAGGATCGGGCGGCAATGGCAATGCAGACGCCTGGCAGATCGTAGGCGACATCACCGTCGAGCAGAGTGATGGCCAAAGCCGATCGATGTTTCCGTCTGCGTTTGGTCAGCAAGCACCGCGAAAAGTACGTACGGCAAGCGAACAGACAAGCTTTCAGTTGCAGGGTATCGAGGGCTCACTGAAAACTTTCAAAAAGACGTACCTTTTGAAAGCTCCACCGATCGGTGACAAGGCTGCCTATTCAATCCAGGGCCAAGGCACCTGGGTCTTCGATGCCGTCAAACAACGTCCACATTCGCTACGTTTCGAGCAGTCGTTGATGACCGAGGACAGTAACGTCTCGGTTCGTGTGCCGATCAAGATCACCTATGACCTTTTGTCCGAAGAACAATTGGCGGAAATGGATCGAGAGTCGACTGAACGCCGCGAAAAAATGGCGCGAGATGCAGAAGAGCGGAAGCGCCAACAAGAAACTCCGCTGACCATCGGCGAGCAACGCCTGGCGCTCAAGAGCTTGGCATCGGGCAACGACGCACAACTCGTGCAAACACTCAACGAGTTGGCCCAAAAAAATCTGCAAAACCCTGATCCAAAAATCGTCGCCGCGATTGAAAAACGGTTAAATGATCCGAATCGCGCCGTCGCCAGTTCGGCGGACCGAGCCATGAAAGCTTGGTCGCCGGTTTACGAAGAAACAGTCAAGCTAAATCAAGCCTACCACGATCGCTCATCGCCCGTGGATTCAACCGGACTCAGAGTCCAATCGACGCGTCAGCTCTTCGGCGGCCAGATCATTCAAGCTCAAAACCATGGTTCGTTCTGGTATCCCGCCGAAGTGATGGAACTTCTTCCCAGGAACCGAGTGTTGGCAAAAATGCGTGGCGGGTCACGCGAAGAAATTGTGCTGGACCTTACCAAGATTCAATTGGCGCCCGACTTAGTCGATCAACCAGCGCGGCCGTCGCGTTCATCACGGTCACCTTCGTCTCGGTCAACGCCGTCGCCGTTTGAACCAGAAACCGACACCGAATCGGAAGATCACCCTTGGACAGACGTCACCGGCAAGCACAAAATCGAAGCCGAGTTCATCGAGATCAGTGGTGACTCGGTCAAGCTAAAACGGGTCGACGGAAAAGAGATCATCGTCCCTCTAGAAAAACTTAGCCAATCCGATCAACAGCGAGCCAAGGCTTTGCAAGACGCAATCGAAGCGGATGACAATCCCTTTGATTAA
- a CDS encoding arsenate reductase ArsC yields the protein MTKKNVLFLCTGNSCRSQMAEGWARHFHGDKIESYSAGIEAHGINPNAMQVMKEAGVDISGQSSKLASSLTDVPLDLVVTVCGHADENCPAFLTKAKLVHVGFDDPPKLAKEAASEDQAMDQYRRVRDEIRSFVIDRLPKLLN from the coding sequence ATGACCAAGAAAAATGTTCTGTTTCTTTGTACTGGTAATTCGTGCCGCAGCCAGATGGCGGAAGGTTGGGCAAGGCACTTTCATGGCGACAAGATCGAGTCGTACTCGGCTGGAATCGAGGCTCACGGTATCAATCCCAACGCCATGCAAGTGATGAAAGAAGCCGGTGTTGATATTTCGGGCCAATCGTCAAAACTTGCAAGCAGTCTTACCGATGTGCCTCTCGATTTGGTCGTCACTGTGTGTGGTCACGCCGACGAAAATTGCCCGGCGTTCTTGACGAAAGCAAAGCTTGTCCACGTCGGCTTCGACGATCCACCCAAGCTTGCCAAGGAAGCCGCTAGCGAAGATCAGGCCATGGACCAGTATCGACGTGTTCGTGATGAGATTCGCAGTTTTGTGATCGATCGATTGCCTAAGCTTCTGAATTAA
- the arsA gene encoding arsenical pump-driving ATPase gives MRYLNKATRNLFFTGKGGVGKTSMACAAAIQLADRGLQVLLVSTDPASNLDEVLGTKLGNHPTPIESVPNLFAMNLDPEAAAKEYRERMVGPYRGVLPDAAVRSMEEQFSGSCTLEIAAFDEFSKLLGDKQATSEFDHVIFDTAPTGHTLRLLTLPSAWSGFIENNTTGTSCMGPLAGLQAQTLLYKHTVEALADSNSTTLVLVTRPEPSAFREAARTSVELQNLGVNNLHLIVNGVFTANSTDDPIATAMQIRGNDAIAAMPDSIRGFERTTIPLTWDGLMGVDSLRKVGKPAADRVDDDNDLPLIDSYPEGLGSLIDDLAATGHGVILAMGKGGVGKTTVAAAVAVALAERGFDVHLSTTDPAAHIAATIAAEDLSGLTVGRIDPAKETADYTDEVLQTAGGDLDAEGKALLEEDLRSPCTEEIAVFRAFAKAVSAGTNGFVVLDTAPTGHTILLLDSALAYHREVTRQASGMPESVENLLPRLRDPEFTRVLVVTLPEATPVHEAAKLQQDLRRAEIEPFAWVINQSLVQLAVTDPTLRRRQHHELPFIDEVKSSLASRVALIPWQAVPPVGLAGLRRVVGSNSSLTH, from the coding sequence ATGCGATATTTAAACAAAGCGACGCGAAATTTGTTCTTCACCGGCAAGGGTGGTGTCGGGAAGACGTCGATGGCGTGCGCGGCGGCGATCCAGTTGGCTGATCGCGGGCTGCAAGTATTGCTCGTTTCGACTGACCCGGCATCGAACCTCGACGAAGTGCTTGGCACGAAACTTGGCAACCATCCGACACCGATCGAATCGGTGCCAAACTTGTTTGCCATGAACCTGGATCCCGAGGCGGCGGCGAAGGAGTATCGCGAACGAATGGTGGGGCCATACCGCGGCGTGCTGCCCGATGCGGCGGTACGCAGCATGGAAGAGCAGTTCTCGGGTTCCTGCACGCTGGAGATTGCGGCGTTCGATGAGTTTTCAAAGTTGCTTGGTGACAAACAAGCGACATCCGAATTCGATCACGTGATCTTTGACACCGCACCGACCGGTCACACGTTACGTTTGCTGACTCTGCCGTCGGCATGGTCGGGGTTCATTGAAAACAACACCACCGGAACATCGTGTATGGGGCCGTTGGCGGGATTGCAAGCTCAGACGTTGCTCTACAAACACACTGTCGAAGCATTAGCAGATTCAAACTCAACTACCTTGGTATTGGTCACCCGTCCCGAGCCGTCGGCATTTCGCGAAGCTGCTCGAACGAGCGTCGAATTGCAGAATTTGGGTGTGAACAATCTGCATCTGATCGTCAACGGTGTCTTCACAGCTAATTCGACGGACGACCCGATTGCGACGGCGATGCAAATTCGTGGGAACGATGCGATTGCGGCGATGCCAGATTCTATTCGAGGCTTCGAGCGAACGACGATTCCTTTGACCTGGGATGGATTGATGGGTGTTGATTCGCTTCGAAAAGTTGGCAAGCCAGCGGCGGATCGAGTCGATGACGACAATGACTTGCCATTGATCGATTCGTATCCGGAAGGTCTCGGTTCCTTGATCGACGATTTGGCGGCGACCGGTCATGGCGTGATTTTGGCGATGGGGAAAGGCGGCGTTGGAAAAACGACGGTTGCGGCGGCGGTCGCAGTTGCCTTGGCCGAGCGTGGGTTCGACGTGCATCTTTCGACGACGGACCCGGCTGCTCATATTGCCGCAACGATCGCGGCCGAAGATTTATCAGGGTTAACGGTTGGTCGCATCGATCCGGCAAAGGAAACTGCTGACTACACCGACGAGGTGTTGCAGACTGCGGGCGGCGATTTGGATGCCGAAGGAAAGGCGTTGCTAGAAGAAGATTTGCGTTCCCCTTGCACCGAAGAAATCGCAGTCTTTCGAGCGTTCGCGAAAGCCGTTTCCGCAGGCACCAACGGCTTTGTCGTTTTGGACACCGCGCCAACGGGTCATACCATTTTGTTGCTCGATTCGGCACTCGCCTACCACCGCGAAGTGACACGGCAAGCCAGCGGGATGCCTGAGTCGGTCGAAAACTTGTTGCCGCGTTTGCGTGACCCCGAGTTCACTCGCGTGCTCGTGGTGACTCTGCCCGAAGCGACGCCGGTTCACGAAGCAGCCAAGTTGCAGCAAGACTTGCGACGTGCGGAAATTGAACCGTTCGCGTGGGTCATCAATCAAAGTCTCGTGCAGCTCGCAGTCACAGACCCAACCCTGCGTCGTCGGCAACATCACGAGTTGCCGTTCATCGACGAAGTCAAGTCGTCGCTGGCCAGTCGCGTTGCACTGATCCCTTGGCAAGCGGTACCGCCTGTCGGACTGGCGGGACTGCGACGCGTTGTCGGTTCCAATTCCTCTCTCACGCACTAG
- a CDS encoding ArsR/SmtB family transcription factor, with the protein MAKQSPKKLCDSTPVKLKADPTADDFAKLAWAIAHPARVQIVRLLIGREACVCGEIVDQLPLAQSTVSQHLKILKESGLIQGEVDGPKVCYCINAERLKQLKALVAGL; encoded by the coding sequence ATGGCAAAGCAATCTCCAAAGAAACTCTGTGATTCGACGCCGGTCAAGCTGAAGGCTGATCCGACGGCGGACGATTTCGCCAAGCTCGCGTGGGCGATCGCTCATCCGGCTCGTGTGCAAATCGTGCGACTGTTGATTGGTCGCGAGGCATGTGTGTGTGGCGAAATCGTGGACCAGTTGCCACTGGCTCAGTCGACCGTTTCTCAGCATCTGAAGATTCTGAAAGAGTCGGGTTTGATCCAGGGGGAAGTCGACGGGCCCAAGGTCTGTTACTGCATCAACGCCGAGCGACTCAAACAACTCAAGGCATTGGTGGCTGGATTGTGA
- a CDS encoding porin, with amino-acid sequence MREYAHKQLINFLGTLFVVVTTGFVGSVGCAEELGLLVSTSADAADARLPAALSRIDQLEQMVAELQQDSELRLVESALSSDSSTHRPTHYSTYDAGWTLRPYDSDETPFELTVGLHQQFRYTGFDRDQATSVDAAGIVREIPNRNDFDINRGRLVFSGYAFDEDLRFYANVDYSTVASNPIQLLLGWTSFRINDRLAIYMGLGKLPGTWEWTETSRYTLGADRTMATTFFRPSITAGVWAIGKLTDDISYHALVGNGFNTLSLRASELDTQFAYSFLSWWEPRGDFGSGFSDIESHQQLAARVGHGLTYTRNDSSIDAQAGAEQTVIRLSDGTRLNEPGALEPGVSVNAFDLWLYSIHMGTKWRGLSFSSEVFLRWLRNIEGTAGESLPSQFDHGFFVQGGAFIIPEQLECFARGSQVFGNQGRGDEVSAGLNWYLFNQRSARFTFDVTSIGDSPAQQSRTGYVAGASGTLLRAQLWTFF; translated from the coding sequence ATGCGAGAATACGCACACAAGCAACTCATAAATTTTCTGGGAACTCTGTTTGTCGTCGTCACGACAGGGTTCGTCGGCTCAGTAGGATGCGCCGAAGAATTAGGATTGCTGGTTTCAACGTCAGCAGACGCAGCGGATGCTCGTTTGCCAGCAGCGCTGAGCCGAATTGATCAGTTGGAACAGATGGTGGCCGAACTGCAGCAAGATTCCGAGCTGCGTCTTGTTGAATCTGCGTTGAGTTCGGACTCATCCACCCATCGTCCGACTCACTATTCGACTTATGACGCGGGGTGGACGCTTCGCCCGTACGATTCCGACGAGACGCCTTTCGAGTTGACCGTCGGGCTGCACCAGCAATTTCGATACACCGGTTTTGATCGTGATCAGGCAACATCGGTCGACGCCGCGGGCATCGTTCGCGAGATTCCAAACCGGAATGATTTCGACATCAATCGTGGACGCCTCGTGTTCTCAGGGTATGCGTTTGACGAAGATCTTCGGTTCTATGCGAACGTCGATTACAGCACCGTTGCGAGCAATCCGATCCAGCTATTGTTGGGATGGACTTCGTTTCGCATCAACGATCGACTTGCCATTTACATGGGGCTTGGAAAATTGCCCGGAACTTGGGAATGGACTGAGACGTCTCGATACACATTGGGCGCGGACCGAACGATGGCGACGACGTTCTTTCGGCCATCCATCACGGCTGGGGTTTGGGCGATTGGCAAGCTGACCGATGACATTTCGTACCACGCGCTGGTGGGAAATGGATTCAACACGCTATCGCTGCGTGCTTCGGAACTAGACACTCAGTTTGCATATTCGTTTCTTTCGTGGTGGGAACCGCGAGGTGACTTTGGGTCTGGGTTCTCGGACATCGAAAGTCATCAGCAACTAGCCGCGCGCGTGGGTCACGGGCTTACGTACACTCGCAACGACAGCAGCATTGACGCACAAGCGGGGGCGGAACAAACCGTGATTCGTTTGAGTGACGGGACGCGTTTGAACGAGCCGGGTGCACTCGAGCCTGGGGTCAGCGTGAACGCGTTCGATCTTTGGCTTTATTCGATTCACATGGGAACCAAATGGCGCGGGCTCAGTTTTAGCTCAGAAGTGTTTTTGCGTTGGTTACGCAACATCGAAGGTACTGCCGGTGAATCGCTTCCGTCCCAGTTTGATCACGGTTTCTTTGTCCAAGGCGGCGCGTTTATCATTCCCGAACAGCTAGAGTGTTTCGCTCGAGGATCACAAGTGTTTGGCAACCAAGGTCGCGGTGACGAGGTCTCCGCTGGTTTGAATTGGTACCTCTTTAATCAGCGATCGGCACGCTTCACGTTTGACGTAACGTCGATCGGTGACTCGCCTGCACAGCAGTCTCGAACAGGCTACGTTGCCGGCGCAAGCGGGACGCTCTTGCGAGCACAGCTTTGGACATTCTTTTAG
- a CDS encoding SDR family NAD(P)-dependent oxidoreductase, with protein sequence MAGKQYVVVGGSHGIGLGIVKRLISKGDQVLVISRTCDQLAGLDGVLHLPVDVTTDEIAASQLPASIDGLAYCPGSINLGPFRGLKPAAMLDDFQLNVVGGVKCLQAALVGLKAAEKSSIVFFSTVAVAQGLPMHSSIAASKGAVEALTRTLAVELAPKIRVNCIAPALTDTPLAAKFLGNDEKRNAMADRYPLKRIGTVDDIAAAAEFLLGDQSGWMTGQVMGVDGGMSTLRN encoded by the coding sequence ATGGCTGGTAAACAATATGTCGTTGTCGGTGGTAGTCATGGGATCGGTTTGGGAATCGTCAAACGGTTGATTTCGAAGGGCGATCAAGTGCTCGTGATTTCGCGGACCTGCGATCAACTTGCGGGCTTGGATGGCGTGTTGCACCTACCCGTCGATGTGACCACTGACGAAATCGCTGCAAGCCAATTGCCGGCATCGATTGACGGTCTGGCATATTGTCCTGGCTCAATCAATTTGGGGCCGTTTCGTGGTCTGAAGCCGGCGGCGATGCTAGATGATTTTCAATTGAACGTGGTCGGCGGTGTAAAGTGTTTGCAGGCGGCGCTAGTGGGGTTGAAGGCGGCCGAAAAATCGTCGATCGTTTTCTTCAGCACGGTGGCGGTGGCACAGGGCTTGCCGATGCATTCCTCGATCGCTGCATCCAAAGGTGCGGTCGAAGCCCTGACGCGAACGTTAGCCGTCGAGTTGGCCCCAAAGATTCGAGTCAACTGCATTGCTCCGGCGCTGACCGATACGCCGCTCGCAGCAAAGTTCTTGGGCAATGACGAGAAGCGTAACGCGATGGCGGACCGATATCCCCTGAAGCGAATCGGAACGGTTGATGACATAGCCGCTGCGGCTGAGTTTTTGCTCGGAGATCAATCCGGCTGGATGACCGGTCAAGTGATGGGGGTCGACGGAGGCATGTCGACGCTGCGAAATTGA
- the phrB gene encoding deoxyribodipyrimidine photo-lyase codes for MRSLVWFRRDLRVTDNSALAHAAERSTDGVVGLFILTPGQWRLHDDADAKVHFWLQNLQSLSQSLAALNIPLRVVSCDKFDQVPKLVCQSVSQFGCGDVYFNAEYEVNERSRDAQVTDALQSQSIQVHASDDRVIVRPGKIKTKEDRPYQVFTPYRRVWDTLACDDMTPLAIPPKQPKVDLKASKIPTELAGFDFSAARPDLWPAGEAEVDKRLAKFKAKIGSYGTDRDIPSISGTSQLSPYLAAGVVSPRQCLAVAIGRRNGSFTIPSATGPATWVSELTWRDFYTDVMVNAPRVSMHQPFKRSTNKIRWRDDPDDFAAWCEGRTGYPIVDAGMRQLNQTGWMHNRLRMVTAMFLTKHLLIDWRWGEKYFMQKLIDGDLAANNGGWQWSASTGTDSVPYFRIFNPFSQSKRFDPDGKYITRFCPELGNVPAKALHDSKKLADSVGDPTMNYPQCIVDHKFARQRALDEFKRIGDAH; via the coding sequence ATGCGGTCATTGGTTTGGTTTCGTCGCGATCTTCGCGTCACCGATAATTCGGCGCTCGCCCACGCAGCGGAGCGATCGACCGATGGCGTTGTTGGGCTGTTCATCCTGACGCCTGGCCAGTGGCGTCTTCATGATGATGCCGACGCGAAGGTTCACTTCTGGCTACAGAATCTTCAGTCGCTCTCGCAGTCACTGGCGGCGCTCAATATTCCGCTTCGTGTTGTTTCGTGCGACAAGTTTGATCAAGTACCCAAGCTGGTATGCCAGTCTGTTTCTCAGTTTGGCTGCGGGGACGTTTATTTTAATGCAGAGTACGAAGTCAACGAGCGCAGTCGCGATGCCCAAGTGACCGATGCACTGCAGAGTCAATCGATCCAAGTGCACGCGTCGGATGACCGAGTCATTGTGCGGCCTGGGAAAATCAAAACTAAGGAAGATCGTCCCTACCAAGTCTTCACGCCGTATCGGCGAGTTTGGGACACTTTGGCGTGCGATGACATGACGCCGCTTGCGATTCCGCCAAAGCAGCCCAAGGTTGATTTGAAGGCATCGAAGATCCCAACCGAGTTAGCGGGATTTGATTTTTCAGCTGCTCGGCCAGATCTGTGGCCGGCAGGCGAAGCCGAAGTGGATAAGCGATTGGCAAAGTTCAAGGCGAAAATCGGATCATACGGCACTGATCGGGATATTCCGTCGATCAGCGGCACCAGCCAGTTGTCGCCCTATTTGGCCGCGGGAGTCGTTTCGCCACGGCAATGTTTGGCGGTGGCGATCGGCCGCCGTAATGGATCGTTCACGATTCCCAGTGCAACTGGTCCGGCAACGTGGGTCTCTGAACTTACGTGGCGTGACTTTTACACCGACGTCATGGTAAACGCACCTCGCGTGTCGATGCACCAACCGTTCAAACGAAGTACCAACAAGATCCGGTGGCGAGACGATCCCGACGACTTTGCAGCATGGTGCGAAGGTCGCACTGGGTACCCGATCGTTGATGCGGGAATGCGGCAACTGAATCAAACCGGTTGGATGCACAATCGGTTGCGAATGGTCACCGCGATGTTCTTGACCAAGCACCTTTTGATCGATTGGCGATGGGGCGAGAAGTACTTCATGCAAAAATTGATCGACGGAGATTTGGCGGCCAATAACGGCGGCTGGCAATGGTCTGCGTCGACGGGAACGGATTCGGTACCTTACTTCCGTATTTTCAATCCGTTTAGTCAGAGCAAGCGATTCGATCCCGATGGAAAGTACATCACCCGGTTCTGTCCTGAGTTAGGCAACGTACCAGCCAAAGCACTGCACGATTCGAAGAAATTGGCAGATTCGGTAGGCGACCCAACGATGAACTATCCGCAGTGCATCGTCGATCACAAGTTTGCACGCCAACGTGCACTGGACGAATTCAAGCGTATTGGCGATGCCCACTAA
- the arsB gene encoding ACR3 family arsenite efflux transporter produces MNQPDTCPTDKKGIGFFERYLTVWVGLCIVVGITLGKIAPGIAKSLDAMAIYVNDAPVISIPIAVCLFFMMYPIMVKIDFGEVVKAGRAIRPVGLTLVLNWVIKPFTMYAIASFFLGTLFLGFIGPDAVDYVKAPLGSSLELGASYGAGEVVLVDGVKMLQVPLWRSYLAGCILLGIAPCTAMVLVWGSLAKGNDGHTLVMVAINSLVMLVLYGVLGGFLLGVGQLPVPWQALLLSIGVYVALPLVAGYISRKWLIATQGEAWFREKFLHFLTPITITALLATLVLLFSFKGETIVENPLTILWIAIPLTIQTLVILALGYGISKAMGFNYESAAPTAMIGASNHFEVAIATATMLYGLSSGAALATVVGVLIEVPLMLGLVKFCIKTKGWFPAESFDEGKLRRSV; encoded by the coding sequence ATGAATCAACCCGATACCTGCCCCACCGACAAAAAAGGAATCGGCTTCTTTGAACGCTATCTGACCGTCTGGGTTGGCCTGTGCATCGTTGTCGGAATCACGCTCGGCAAGATCGCTCCAGGGATCGCCAAGTCACTCGACGCGATGGCAATCTATGTCAACGATGCGCCCGTGATTTCGATTCCTATCGCAGTCTGTTTGTTCTTCATGATGTACCCGATCATGGTCAAGATTGACTTCGGCGAAGTCGTGAAAGCGGGCAGAGCGATTCGGCCTGTTGGTTTGACTCTGGTTCTCAATTGGGTGATCAAACCGTTCACGATGTACGCGATCGCCAGTTTCTTCCTTGGCACCTTGTTTCTGGGCTTCATTGGCCCCGATGCCGTCGATTACGTAAAAGCTCCTTTGGGCAGCAGTCTTGAGCTTGGTGCATCGTATGGTGCTGGTGAGGTGGTGCTGGTCGACGGAGTGAAGATGCTGCAAGTTCCGCTTTGGCGAAGTTACTTGGCAGGTTGCATCTTGCTTGGAATTGCTCCCTGCACGGCGATGGTTCTGGTTTGGGGTTCTTTGGCGAAAGGGAACGATGGGCATACGCTGGTGATGGTCGCGATCAATTCGCTGGTGATGCTGGTTCTATACGGAGTTCTTGGTGGGTTCCTGCTAGGAGTCGGCCAGCTTCCTGTTCCTTGGCAAGCGTTATTGTTGTCGATTGGCGTCTATGTCGCGTTGCCCTTGGTGGCCGGTTACATCTCGCGAAAATGGCTGATCGCAACCCAAGGAGAAGCGTGGTTTCGCGAAAAGTTTTTGCATTTCCTGACGCCGATCACGATCACAGCTCTGCTTGCAACGCTGGTCTTGTTGTTTTCCTTCAAAGGCGAAACCATTGTTGAAAACCCGCTGACGATTTTGTGGATCGCCATTCCGTTGACGATTCAAACTCTAGTGATTCTTGCACTTGGCTACGGGATCAGCAAAGCGATGGGATTCAACTACGAGTCCGCTGCTCCGACCGCAATGATCGGAGCATCGAATCACTTTGAAGTCGCGATCGCGACGGCCACGATGTTGTACGGATTGTCGTCCGGGGCAGCACTGGCGACTGTTGTGGGCGTGCTGATCGAGGTGCCATTGATGCTGGGCTTGGTCAAGTTTTGCATCAAAACGAAAGGCTGGTTCCCAGCCGAGTCTTTCGACGAAGGCAAACTGAGACGCTCTGTTTAG
- the arsD gene encoding arsenite efflux transporter metallochaperone ArsD, with the protein MTKVQIYDKAMCCSTGVCGPQVDPVLPKFAADLDWLKSQGHDVARFNLAQEPAEFAKNTTVQKMLADEGVECLPLVIVDDRVVSRSEYPSRENLAMWTGTSVKPKPTLPMAADSGCCGGSTGCC; encoded by the coding sequence ATGACAAAAGTTCAAATCTACGACAAAGCCATGTGCTGTTCGACTGGCGTCTGCGGGCCACAAGTTGATCCGGTGTTGCCGAAATTTGCCGCTGATCTTGATTGGTTGAAGTCCCAAGGTCACGACGTCGCACGCTTCAATTTGGCTCAAGAGCCAGCCGAGTTCGCTAAGAATACGACCGTGCAAAAGATGCTTGCTGACGAAGGCGTCGAGTGCTTGCCGTTGGTGATTGTCGACGATCGTGTTGTCAGTCGCAGCGAGTATCCATCGCGAGAGAATCTTGCGATGTGGACAGGTACATCGGTAAAACCAAAACCGACTTTACCGATGGCGGCCGATTCAGGTTGCTGTGGCGGCAGCACGGGTTGTTGTTAG